One window from the genome of Chloroflexota bacterium encodes:
- a CDS encoding SDR family oxidoreductase has product MRLKGKVAIVTGGAQGIGRAYCLRFAQEGAAVGIADLRIEQAKAVESEIIKAGGKALAVRADVSNEESANAMAKEVYDRFGRVDILVNNAAIYYDMDSKDQSIAYLRKMIDVNLIGIIICGRAVFPIMKDQGGGSIINISSGAAYVLPQPMKFKASNFSTYHYGLTKSGAIYLTKMMAMTGGPYNIRVNAIAPGVTMSEATKKVVAPQMIDGLKNVTALGKSLEPWDLTGTAVYLASEDSAMVTGQTIPVDAGLVMLG; this is encoded by the coding sequence ATGCGACTGAAAGGGAAGGTGGCGATCGTGACGGGCGGCGCCCAGGGCATCGGCAGGGCGTACTGCCTGCGGTTCGCGCAGGAGGGAGCGGCGGTGGGCATAGCCGATCTGCGGATCGAGCAGGCGAAGGCGGTGGAATCGGAGATCATCAAGGCAGGGGGCAAGGCGCTGGCGGTCCGCGCCGATGTTTCGAACGAGGAGAGCGCCAACGCCATGGCGAAGGAGGTCTATGACCGCTTCGGCCGGGTGGATATCTTGGTGAACAATGCCGCCATCTACTACGACATGGACTCCAAGGACCAGTCCATCGCCTATCTGCGGAAGATGATTGACGTGAATCTCATCGGCATCATCATCTGCGGCAGGGCCGTCTTCCCGATCATGAAGGACCAGGGCGGCGGGAGCATCATCAATATCTCCTCCGGCGCGGCCTACGTACTGCCCCAGCCTATGAAGTTCAAGGCGAGCAACTTTTCGACCTACCACTACGGCCTGACGAAGTCAGGGGCCATATACCTGACGAAGATGATGGCGATGACGGGCGGGCCGTACAACATCCGAGTGAACGCCATCGCGCCCGGCGTGACGATGTCCGAGGCGACGAAGAAGGTGGTGGCGCCGCAGATGATTGACGGGCTGAAGAACGTGACAGCCCTGGGTAAGAGCCTGGAGCCGTGGGACCTGACGGGGACCGCGGTCTACCTGGCCTCGGAAGATAGCGCGATGGTGACGGGACAGACGATACCCGTGGATGCGGGACTGGTGATGCTGGGCTAG